One window from the genome of Dermacentor silvarum isolate Dsil-2018 chromosome 5, BIME_Dsil_1.4, whole genome shotgun sequence encodes:
- the LOC119453263 gene encoding U4/U6 small nuclear ribonucleoprotein Prp31 — MSLADELLADLEDAGDLEEDQLYQQDTHIQEVEDVIPLEIDTKVKSVRAIAKLRDSEELGRVMSEIKQKVVQARKEEVAGPVEADPEYQLIVEANNLAVEIDNEINIIHKFTRDNYQKRFPELESLVPGALDYVLTVKELGNTLEKAKNNEVLQSFLTPATIMVVSVTASTTQGQLLSQEELATIFEACDMALELNDFKQEIYSYVESRMSFIAPNLSQIVGASVAAKLMGVAGGLTNLSKMPACNVLVLGSQKRTLSGFSSTAVMPHTGFVYYTDIVQNTPADLRRKASRLLAAKCVLAARVDSFHEAPDGTVGVSLREEVERKLDKLQEPPPVKQVKPLPPPIDQNKKKRGGRRVRRMKERFAVTELRKQANRMSFGEIEEDAYQEDLGFSSGQIGKSGAGRIRSAQVDEKTKVRISKTLQKNLQRQQVYGGSTTVRRHVSGTASSVAFTPLQGLEIVNPQAAESKAGDSGAKYFSNTAGFLKITKP, encoded by the exons ATGTCTTTAGCAGATGAATTGCTCGCCGATCTTGAAGATGCGGGAGACCTCGAAGAAGACCAGCTCTATCAGCAGGACACGCACATTCAGGAGGTTGAAGATGTCATACCGCTCGAAATCGACACGAAGGTTAAGTCGGTTCGGGCGATCGCCAAACTACGGGACTCCGAAGAG CTGGGACGTGTCATGAGCGAAATTAAACAGAAGGTGGTGCAGGCACGCAAGGAAGAAG TGGCCGGCCCCGTCGAAGCAGACCCGGAATACCAGCTCATCGTGGAAGCGAACAACCTCGCAGTTGAGATTGACAACGAAATAA ACATCATTCACAAGTTCACCCGAGACAACTACCAGAAGCGATTCCCTGAGCTCGAGTCCCTCGTTCCAGGAGCCCTGGATTATGTTCTTACTGTAAAG GAACTTGGCAACACCTTGGAAAAGGCCAAAAACAATGAAGTGCTGCAGAGTTTTCTGACACCTGCCACCATAATGGTTGTCAGTGTGACAGCTTCAACAACACAGGG GCAGCTGCTTTCGCAAGAGGAGCTGGCAACCATCTTTGAGGCGTGCGACATG GCTCTTGAGCTGAATGACTTCAAGCAGGAGATCTACTCGTACGTCGAGTCACGGATGTCTTTCATAGCACCCAATCTCTCTCAGATCGTCGGAGCATCAGTCGCAGCCAAGTTGATGG GTGTGGCCGGCGGCCTGACCAACCTGTCCAAGATGCCCGCCTGCAACGTGCTCGTTCTGGGCTCCCAGAAGCGCACCCTCTCCGGCTTCTCTTCCACGGCCGTCATGCCTCACACAGGATTCGTCTACTACACTGACATCGTCCAGAACACGCCTGCG GACCTGCGACGCAAGGCCTCCCGGCTGCTGGCAGCCAAATGCGTGCTGGCGGCACGTGTGGACAGCTTCCACGAGGCCCCCGACGGCACGGTGGGCGTGTCCCTCCGGGAGGAGGTGGAACGGAAGTTGGACAAGCTCCAGGAACCTCCGCCCGTCAAGCAGGTCAAGCCGCTGCCTCCACCTATCGATCAGAACAAGAAGAAGCGCGGAGGACGCAG GGTCCGACGAATGAAGGAGCGATTTGCCGTGACTGAGCTGCGCAAGCAAGCCAACCGAATGAGTTTTGGAGAG ATTGAAGAAGATGCCTACCAGGAAGACCTTGGCTTCAGCTCAGGGCAGATTGGCAAGTCTGGCGCCGGCCGAATCAGGTCGGCTCAGGTGGACGAGAAGACCAAAGTCCGCATCTCCAAAACGTTACAG AAAAACCTTCAGCGGCAGCAAGTGTACGGAGGCAGCACAACGGTCCGGAGACACGTGTCCGGTACCGCATCCAGCGTCGCATTTACACCACTTCAG GGCTTGGAAATCGTCAACCCCCAGGCGGCTGAATCAAAGGCCGGCGACAGcggcgcgaagtatttctccaaCACAGCGGGCTTCCTCAAGATCACAAAGCCGTGA